DNA sequence from the bacterium genome:
ACGTGCCCGCCGATCGCCTCGATCGTGGTGACCGTCATGCGTGTCGTGCCTCCTTACGCGTCCCGTCCGGAGCGGCCAGAGGGGGCTACGCCGGATGCGAATCCTTCTCCTTGTGCCTTGCGGGCCGGGCGCCGCCCGCCGTACAATGCGCGTATGGCTGCGCCGGGATGCACCGCGCTGATCTTCGACATGGACAACACCCTGATCGGCTCCCACATCGACTTCCCCGCCATCCGGCGGTCGCTGATCGCCCTGCTGCGCGCCGCGGCCGCCACGGGCGCCTCCGACGACCTCCTGATGCGCCGTGCCATTGCGCATCTCGTCGCCCTCGGCGCGGCGCATGACCGCCTTCACGGGACGACCTTGACGGGGCGGATGTGGGAGATCATCGAGGCCCACGAGACCGATGGGCTTCAACACGCCCTCCCCCTCGACGGTGCCGGGGAGGTCCTGGCCGCACTGCGTGCGCGGGAGTTCCGTCTCGCCGTCCTCACCAACAATGGCCGCGCGAGCGCGCTGGATGCGCTGCGGGCCGCCGCCCTCCTCGATCAGGTGGACGTCATCGTGGCCCGCGACGACGTCCGCGCGCTCAAGCCGGCCGGCGATGGCGTCGCCGAGGCGGTCCGCCGTCTTGGCGCCGTCGAGCGGATCTATGTGATCGGGGACTCCTGGATCGACGGCGCCGCCGCGGCCGCCTGCGGCGCGCGGTTCATCGCCTACCGGCGCCCCCTGGAAGAACTGCGCGACCGCGGGGTACACCCGTGGCGCACGATTGCCCACCTCGCGGACCTGCTCGCGATCGACCTCGCCTGATCTACCAGAAGTGCTTGAATTTCCTCGCGAAGCGGCGTTCGAGGGCTTCCTTGTGGAGATGATAGACGGGGCACTCCCGCGTGATGCAGACCTGCAGGGCGCCGTTGCAGAAGGCTTCGGGTATTCGCCAGCACTCGTGGTTGAGGAAGTAGGCGAAGCACACGCCCTTGCGCGCGTGGACCTGCTCCGCGCGCACCCCGTTCGAGCCGATCTCGGCGCCCGCCCGGGGGCGCAACCGCCTGCGGGCCAGACTCCGAGGGCGTCGCCGAGGCTTGACCGGAGGAGGGGCCGGGGACGGCGCGATCTCGGCGTGCTCCACGACCGGCGCCGGAGGCGGCATCGGGGGGTCCTCGGCCACCGGACTGATCGGGGGTGGCGCGGCGACGGCTCCGCGGGTCTCGGTCTGTGCATCGACGCTGGGAGGTGGCGGCGGGTCGAGGTGTACTCGATCGGAGAGAGCCTGCGGCGGCTCGATCGGCGTGATTGCGGGGGGCGCCAGCGTCTGGGACGCCTCTGAGGCGTTGCCGTCCGCCGGTACGGCCTCCCGGCCTTCGAGGTCGGCGAGCTCGCGCGAAGTGTCTTCGATGAACGACCTAAGTCCGCGCCGCAGCGCTTCCTGCTTTTTGTTCAAGCGCCATGACCTCCTTGGCGAGGCTCATGTACTCCTGCGCCCCGCGAGAGGCGCGCATGTGGACAAAGACAGGCACGCCGGCCATGCTCGACTCCACCAGCTTGATATTGAAGTGGATCGCGCTCTGAAAGACCTTGTCGCCGAAATAGTCTCGAATTCCCTGGATGATCTCCTTGCTGATGCTCGTCCGGGCATCGTACATCGTGGGAACCACGCCGGCGATCTCGATCTGATGGCCGACCTCTTCCCTCACGACCTTGAGGGTCCGCAGCAGCTGTCGCATCCCCAAGAGCGCGTAGTAATGCGTCTGGATCGGAATAATAATCTCCTCGCAGGCCACGAGCGCGTTGAGCGTCAGGAGGCCGAGCGATGGCGGAGTATCGATGATGATGTAGTCGTACCGATCGCGGACCGGCAGGATCTTCTTGCGGAGCGAGTTCTCCCGTCCAATCCGGGCGGAGAGCTCGAGTTCCGCCGCCGCCAGATCGATCGATGCGGGAGCGATATCCAGATTTGGGACGTTGGACGCGACGATCACGCTCTGGAGGTCTGTTGCCGTCTCCCCCTCGAACGGCTCGTCGATCAGCACCTGATACACCGTCCGGGCGAGTCGCCCGGGATCGACGCCGAGGCTCACGGTCGCGTTGGCCTGGGGATCGAGATCGAGGAGGAGCACGCGGCGCTTACTGACGGCGAGGCAGGCGGCGAGGTTGACCGCCGTGGTGGTCTTCCCGCAACCGCCCTTTTGGTTGACCAGGGCGATCAGGCGTGCCGTGGGTCTCGGTTCTCCTTCCACGGCTCTCCTCTCCACGACGAACCCGTTCGGCACGTGCACGCGCACCATGGCGAACGGGGGTGCCTGCGATCTCGATGATAGTTCGGCTCTCGGCGCAAAATCTCCTCTCCCGTCACACGGCGCCGGGACGTGCGGGGGGGTCACGCCGGCGGCGAGCTCCCGGATCCGCGGTCTGGCGCCGCCTCGCGCGACGACGCGACCAGGGCGCGCGCGGCCGCCAACGCCTCCTCTCGCGTCCGAATCGCTCCGTCGAGCCGGGCGTTCTCGACCGCGCGCAGGATCCGCCCGACGGCGGGGCCGGGGGTGAGCCCCAACGCCAACACGTCCGCGCCCGTGATGAGCGGTGGCGGGACCGGCGGTTCGCCGGCCAGTCGTTCC
Encoded proteins:
- a CDS encoding HAD-IA family hydrolase; the encoded protein is TCPPIASIVVTVMRVVPPYASRPERPEGATPDANPSPCALRAGRRPPYNARMAAPGCTALIFDMDNTLIGSHIDFPAIRRSLIALLRAAAATGASDDLLMRRAIAHLVALGAAHDRLHGTTLTGRMWEIIEAHETDGLQHALPLDGAGEVLAALRAREFRLAVLTNNGRASALDALRAAALLDQVDVIVARDDVRALKPAGDGVAEAVRRLGAVERIYVIGDSWIDGAAAAACGARFIAYRRPLEELRDRGVHPWRTIAHLADLLAIDLA
- a CDS encoding ParA family protein, whose product is MVRVHVPNGFVVERRAVEGEPRPTARLIALVNQKGGCGKTTTAVNLAACLAVSKRRVLLLDLDPQANATVSLGVDPGRLARTVYQVLIDEPFEGETATDLQSVIVASNVPNLDIAPASIDLAAAELELSARIGRENSLRKKILPVRDRYDYIIIDTPPSLGLLTLNALVACEEIIIPIQTHYYALLGMRQLLRTLKVVREEVGHQIEIAGVVPTMYDARTSISKEIIQGIRDYFGDKVFQSAIHFNIKLVESSMAGVPVFVHMRASRGAQEYMSLAKEVMALEQKAGSAAART